The nucleotide window TAATTTTGGTTACTTCTTATATGAACAACCACACTCTTCAATAATTCCACCATCGCCTCCCTACTCACCACCATGGCATGGCTTCTGGTGATTAATGATGGACAAGTATTATGAGAAAATATTTAGAAGATATGGTTTGTTATTAGTAGTTGTATATTTTATAACTGATATCAGCTTTATTATTCTAATGAAGTTTCCAATTTTTATAATTATAATTATTACGGATATATTTACGGATATATTATTTACACATCGACTAATAATTAAATACAATGTCTATTTCCTTTCATTAATACCTTATATTATGATTGCTAATATTTCAGTAGTTTCAATATCTCAATTACCAACACTCATAGCTGGTTTAACTTATTTACTCATGATAGCAAGTTACATTCTTGCATCAGTCTATTTTATATCGAAATATAAACCGAAAATTCATAATCTAGACATTCAAAGTATTGTAGTGTTTGCCTTTGCACTATTATTCTACTTTTTGTCTTTACTACGCTTTTATGCTTTATGATTGGATGCCGGCCCAAACACTTTTCTTGACGCGTAACGCATTGCGGTGAGTAGTCCGTCTGCTGTGAGCTTCCCTCCAGAGGCTTCAAGCTCTTTTAGGTCTATTTCGACTGGAATTGCACCTAATGCTCTTGCTACTTGAGGTTTGACGTATTCGTTTTCTGGGTCCAAGCCGATTAAGGGCCAGTCCTGATGAATCTGATAGAACCTCCTCTGGATGACCTTATTAGTCATTAACTTCCCTGAGCCAGATTCTCCTAAAATTACAATATTGTAGTTAATCTTTGTGTAAGGATTATAGATTATCTTATTTCCAGTTCCGCTCACGCCCAGAAATATGCCATTTTCTTCAACTATCTCCTCACTACTGATGAAGGGGAAGAAAGGCTTTATCGAACCCGTATCGATAAACTTCTTCTCTATAGAGTTCATGAACGGTATAAATGAATCTCTGGAAGTGCATAAACTAAATACTCTCTATTGAGCTTGGGGCATCCCCCATTTTAGCTTTCAATAATGGTAAATATGTATCGTTTACCTTAACAAAAGGTATTTCAACTTGAGGCATTACCAACTCCTAACTTTTCACATACTTTATTGAAACCAAAATATCGTAAGTACCCTTCTTGTAACCCTTTTCCTCCATAATCCTATCTATCTCTTCTTCTGAATCAGCTTCAGCAGCTATCCTCCTATCATAGTTTATTGCATAATACTTCCTCACTACTTTAACGCTAGTTAGCATTAAATTGAATATAAACTTCCAAAGCTATAACTTTTTTACGTATTCTGTATTCTATGTTTTAGAATAAATAACTTTAAATTCAGGTTCTTTAGGCGTTAAAGACAGGGTTAAACACTGGAATGAGTTATAGACAAGCAGCAGATGCATCATTACAAGCAACGAATTTTAGTGCATTCTGGCAAGATATAGTACAAACCCCTTAAACTTTAAGTGAAAATATTTTTTATTCTATAACCATTTTTATGATTGTGAGTAAGAAAGAGAAAGAAACGCTTCATGCAAGTCCAGAATATTCGGATATGAACTTATATGAAAGGCTGTTATATGATAGCCGCTTTAAGGAGTTATCTAAATACTAGTATTATCAGAGAAAAATAGCGGAAAGAAATGAGGAGTGGTGGGTTAAAAACGCTGGAATGAGTCCTCCATCGTATTATAAACAACAAAAGAAGAAAACAATGAAATCGTCAAGGAAAGGCTCTGTAGTGTGGCCTATATTAAAAATAATGCTAATTTTCGGAGGGGTTTACTTCCTTTTATGGTTACTCGGCCAAATGATGCTTTTAATAAACACTGGGATTCCATGACTTTAATCGGGCTCAAATCTTGTTTTTATAACGATAAATATTCTATATGTGTCCCTAATCCCATCAATCTTAACTATCTTGCCATTTTTAACAAAAAGTATAAATTATCACCAATAAGGTCGATCTCTTTAACGTCTTTCTACAAAAAGTAAAGCTTCATCTTATTTCAAGTTATCCTCCACATACCGTTATTATCGAAAAGCATATTTAGGCATGAAATAGTAGCCTAAGATCGCTATTATGTCGAAAAGTACAAGTCTGTAGTTAAATAACGTAAGCAAAATCACTATAATTGTGAGGGCTAACATCGTTACATCTCTCTTTGTAGAGATGTAATTTAGGTTTTTTTATGAAGGGAATAATAATTGTTTAACCTATCAAGAAGACTCAATTTCTTGTCATGATCATTCTCCATTCTCGTCATGAAAATCTATCTATGTGATCCAAGATGTAAGGAGTACTTTTCTGACTTAGGCATTTCCGAAAAAGAGATTAAGCTTTTTGGATAGGCGATTTTACTATTTATTTAATTATTATTTCTAATGAAATAATATACGAAAATAGAAAGATTTTTAAATCTCTCTTCTATATCTTTTATCGTGGTTTGTGAGAAGTGGGAGATAAAGTTCATGATGAGGAAAGTTAAGGAAGCTAGAGATTTAGCTAGATTTGTTGCTAGAGAATTTTCTAATTTAGAATATTTGATGCTAATTGTTGATAAACTAGAATTGTTAAAAGAAGACCCTGTTAAGTACTCCAGAGAGAAGTTAGGAAAAGACATGTATGGTAATAATATGTTTTCAATAGAGGTTACTGGAGATATAAGGATACTTTACAGTATGGATACAAAAAATTGCATAGTTTTCATTTGGGAGATCGGGTCTCACAAGGACGTTTACGGTCGGGGTTAAGCTCGTAATAAGCTTCAATTAACATTTTCCTAAACTCTTCCAAATCTTCCTTACTCTCAATAACTAAATAACCCTCACCTTTCTCGTCCTTATCTTCAATTCTCATAAGTATATGTTTGTTAAGGACATTAAAAAAGGATATGCTGATTATTCTCATTGAATTTTGAAAAAAAAATATAAAGGCTTTTAGGATATGCACTAGTCGTCAAATTTTGTTGTGAGAAAAATTGAAATAACTCCTTCATTAACAGAGAAAAATAAGCAGACTAGAAAAAGATTAATATAAAGTAAGGAAGTTAGCTCGTCGAATGGTACGACAATTGGTTATTTATACCTTTTGTATATCCCTTCTCATGGAAATATTAAATTGCTGAACATAAGTAATAACAGGACTAATATATCGTTTAGTTATAATTACACGTTCTATATAGAGAATATTACCCTAAATTATAATGTTACAAAATCTGACTATTCTCTATTAATTTATAAGAGCAATGTGAATGCTAACTATACATTGAACTCTTCCTTTAACGGTAGATTATAGTTATTCAATTTTTAATTGGCTGGCTCTTTCCGTAGACCGCAAATTCATTATTCCGAAATTTAACTGTAGAAATTAAAAATTGAATAAAATAGCTTGTCTGATTATTTATTCGATAATAGTAATATAAAACGAAAAGTTATAATGCCTATCTATCTAGAATTAAGTTCATTTAATTATAAAGAGTCTGATAATATAAACCAGTTTATCAAATATAAGTGCAAATAACCTCGAAATCTTACTAAATTTGGGCTATGAGAGCCCTTAATGTACATTTCTAATGTGGGGTTTAATGGATAATATGACCTATACGTAGCCAATATAAAACATTATCTTGACTGTTAGGGCTTGTATATTTACTTTCATATGAAAATTTTGTTAATAAAGTAAATTATATTTATTACGCATTGGACGCTTTCTCCTACTACTTTTTAAGCTATCTCCCGATCTGGAATGGTCGCTTTTACCCTTTCTTCAGCTAGTATCGTAATTCTATTTATTCCTTTTTAACCCCGTAAATACCTCCTTTAACACCTCGTTAGCTGATGTTAGTAACTTATCTGAACCTAATGTACATAAGGTCGTAGGTTAAAAATAAGTATGGTGTTAAATAAGCAATAAGTAGCCAGTTATTGTTAACTCCGTTTTTTATGTTACAATACTAAAAGAAGGTAAATGGTGTATAGAGCCCTTATATCAAGGGAACTGGGCTTACTCTGAGATTTCATGCAGTGCGTTTCGGGAAAAACTCTGTCTGGATAGATAAACTAGGTCATTGTTTAGCTTTCCTCGCAAGTAGTATGGGTATCAAATAGAAGAGTAATGCAATTATTGTGAACGCTAATGCAAAAGCGAACATCATAGGCATTATTGAAGGGTTACCTGCACCGATCACTATTGGGACAGGGCCTAACATTATTACGCCTGCAAAACCGGTGTTAGTACTAGATATGTTAGTAGTGGAAACAGCACTAGCAATTATAAACAGTATCCCAATAAAAGTTAGACTCATTCCTACAATAAAAGCTTTCATATGATAGATTATATCAGTTGATTTTTTAACGGAATCTATGCACTTTTTAAGACCGAAAAGTTTATAAATGTTTCTATCGTCATACATTAAAGGGTTTTTAAATTTTTGTGTATCTGGTGGTGATTTAATGGTAGAAGAAAAGCAAGCTAACGCCCAGCCTTCTTCCTCGATCTGTCCACCCGATAAGATTATTTTTGACGAGGAAAGGGGAGAATATATTTGTACAGAGACTGGAGAGGTAATTGAGGAGAGGATTATTGACCAAGGTCCTGAATGGAGGGCATTCACTCCTGAAGAGAAAGAGAAGAGGAGTAGGGTGGGCGGTCCTCTTAACCAGACCATCCACGATATGGGTATTTCTACGGTCATAGATTGGAAGGATAAGGACGCAATGGGCAGGAGCCTCGACCCTAAGAGGAGGTTGGAAGTACTCAGGTGGAGGAAGTGGCAGATAAGGGCCAGGATACAGTCGTCTATCGATAGAAACCTGGCACAAGCTATGAATGAACTTGAGAGGATAGGGAACTTACTCAATTTGTCTAAGGCCGTAAAGGATGAGGCTGCTCTAATTTACAGGAAAGCTGTAGAGAAAGGCCTAGTTAGAGGTAGGTCAATAGAGAGCGTAGTAGCGGCCTCAATTTACGCCGCGTGTAGGAGGATGAAAATGGCGAGGACGTTAGACGAGATCGCGCAGTTTACAAAGGCTAATAGGAAGGAAGTAGCTAGGTGTTATAGGCTAATACTCAGGGAATTAGATATCGACGTCCCGGTCAGCGACCCCAAGGATTATGTGACGAGGATAGGGACTTTGCTTAACTTAAGCGGGGCTACAATGAGGACTGCGGCTGAAATAATAGAGAAGGCCAAGAACATGGGTCTCACTGCTGGTAAAGACCCTGCGGGATTAGCTGCTGCAGCAATTTATATCGCGGCTTTGTTAAACGACGAAAGGCGTACTCAGAAGGAGATAGCACAAGTAGCGGGGGTCACAGAAGTTACGGTAAGGAATAGGTATAAGGAGTTAACTCAGGAGTTAAAGATCCAGATACCCAGCCAGTAGTATCTCATACTTTTTTACTTTTTCCCCATCTTTCCTTATTTTTTAATAAATTTTATGCGGTTCGACAACTCAATTTTTATTTTATGTTTTCTACTTAAATATTGTGGAATGTATTAGTGTTCGAGATTTAGTCAAAAGGTACGGGGACACTATAGCGTTAAACGGAGTTTCGTTTAAGATAATGTGCGGCGAAAAGTGGGCCCTTTTAGGTCCAAACGGTGCCGGAAAGAGTACGACACTGAAGATACTTGCAGGCTTGATAAAACCTGACGCTGGTGAAGTTAAGATAAAGGGTGATGATCCTACTTCCCTTTCTTCTAAGAGGCGTATAGGATACTTACCTGAGGACGCAGACCCTTTTCCTGCCTTGTCTGTAGAGGATAATTTGAGGTTCATGATGGTGTTAAGGGGTATCAAGGACGAGAAAAGGCTGGAATATTTGATTGAAGTTTTAGAGTTGGACAAATTCAGGAAATATAAAGCAGCTGAGCTTTCTAGAGGGAATAAGCAAAAATTGGCTATTGCTATGACTATTCTCCATTCTCCAGAGATTTTACTCCTTGATGAACCATTAAACTACCTCGACATCCCTACACAGGACCTTGTAATCGACCTTTTTCAGTCTTTAAGGGACTCTACTTTTATTGTCTCTACGCATATAATGTCTGTGGCAAACAAGTTAACTGATAAGGCTATGGTGCTTTCTAACGGGGCTCTAAAATGGATGGGAGACTTTGAAGAACTGAAAGGGATGGGAGAGTCTATTGAAAAAGTTGTTGCAAAGCTTATAAAGGGGGGCTAAATTGCTTTTACTACTTTTATTGTGGGTTTTCTAACCATGAATATTACTTTATACCCACAATAAGGGCACCTTACACCTGGTAGTGCCTTAAGCTGTGTATCATCAAATTCTTTCCAACATTTACCGCACCTATACCTTGCCATCTTTAACATATCTTAAATCCGTAAATATAAACCTAACTGTTAACAGAAAAGTTGAAAAAGCCGTATTAAAAATAAAGTTTCTGAGAATGTCTGATCTCTGTGGCGGATTACCCCCAGATATATGTGAGCAGTTAAATAGAGAAGAACAATTTATTAAAATAAAAGTTGAAAAAAGAAGGTATGGGAAAGAAGTAACGATAATAGAAGGGTTAAATGGGACTGATGCGGATCTCAAGAAGATAGCTTCTGAACTTAAGTCAAAATTAGCGGCTGGAGGAACGGTAAAAAATGGGAAAATAGAATTACAAGGGGATCATAGGGATAGGGTAAAGGAAATACTTACTAAGATGGGGTATCCGGAATCAAACATATTAATTATAGAGTAAGGGAGAAAGAAGAGGAGGAAAGAAAGTATAGAATAAAAATAATAGAGGTGGTATTCATACTTATATAGTTCTTTGCTTGGATATATTTACATAACTTATTTTACAACATTAATATATTTCATATAAGAATTTAATTTCGTGGTTTCTTGTCCTTAGTTAAAAGAAGAAAAAGTATGTTATGGTGGCTTTACATCTATTGCTGCTACTGGGCATACGTTTACGCAAGCCATGCAGAATATACAAGCTTGTTCATTAACGGGGTCTGCTTTTTTCTCCGATGCTGGGTGCCCTGGCGTGTCTAGCCATTGGAATACGTTTACGGGACAAGCATTTATACACGAACCGTCTGCTATACACAAGTCAAAATCTACTCCTACTATTGTCCCGTGAATTCCCAGTACTTTAGGTGGTTCGACAGGCCCGTATACTTTATGCCCACTATGTTCTTCTACGACTTGCCTACTCGTTCTGTAATTCGGATCTATACCCATTCTAATCCCCGATTACTAATTGTAATTAGTTTAAAATATTTTAAACCCCTAAATATTTCGGGATGCTACTCCACGTCCAACTACAAACGCCTATAGAAGAATGGGCGAGAAACTTAGTTTATTGTAAGAGTTCTTTTAGCGTTCTTGATATAAAATTAGATAATGAAGAGGTTAAGTTATTTATTGAATTAAAAGGGACTTTTCCTCAGGAATTTCAAAATTTATTTACCAAAGTAGATAAAGATGTATATTTAGGGACACTAAGGGTAAAATCTGAAATTGGTAAAATTTTATCTAAATATACTATTATTCAAGGTTATGGGATACACGATTCGTTGGTCTGGGTGCTAGTCCTGGAAGGGTATCAGGAGTTAAGAAAATTACTAAGAGAGTTCATAGATTCTAGGATCGATGTCAAAGTCTTAAAAGTAGTTAAAGCTAAGTCTAAGAGTGTTATAACTGCTAGGCAAGAGCAGATTGTGAGGATCGCTCTAGAAGCTGGTTACTACGATTATCCGCGTAAAGTAACGCTCAAGAAACTCGCTGAGAAATTAAACGTGAGTCTTTCTACCCTCGATGAGATCCTCAGGAGGGCTGAAAAAAATATAATTGAGACATATCTAAGGGAGAAGGGACTATGAGGCATGGCGGGACTAGATGGGGAAGGGGAGGTCCTGAAAACATAATTGACTTTAGTGTTAACCTCAACCCATTGGGAGTCCCTGATTTTATAAGAGAACTAATAGAGGAAGCTGTAAGGAAAGAGGTCTATACTTACTATCCCCCCGTTGATGATTATCGAAATATTAAGGAGCTAGTTGCGGAGATTTACGGTGTGGATCCGGAGCTGGTAGGAGTCTTTAACGGTTCTTCGGAAGCTATTTCTCTGCTCCCAGCCTGCTCAGTGCCTGAGCCAAATTTTTCTGAGTATAAGAGGTTAAAGAGTTATTTCGCTAAAGAATTAGAAGACCGCTTTGAGTACCATCTACCTCTAGATGAAATGTGTGTGGTCACCAGTAACCCGGTGAACCCTACGGGTAGCGCAATAAAGGAGGAGGAAATAATCGAGTACCTGCAAAGGGGTAATAGGTTATTCCTAGACGAATCTTTTATAGACTTAAGTACATTAGAAAACAATTTCAAACTTGCAGAAGAATTTAAGAATTTAACTGTAATTTCATCCTTTACTAAGTCCCTATCAGTCCCAGGTTTGAGATTAGGTTTTAGTATAGGGTATTTGTCACGAGATCTCGAGAAGAGAGCTCCACCATGGAGGATAAATAGTATTTCATACTATGTATTTTCGAATATAGACTCAAGGGAATTGAAGAAATTTCTATCCTTATCACGTTCTTATGTAAAGAGCCTTATAGATTCGTTTTCTTCTCCCTTTAGGTGGTATAGGACTACTACTAGTTTTGTATTAGTTGAATTTCCAATTGAAACTTCTATTCTTAACCTCAGGTTGAGGTCACTTGGGTACCAGATTAGAGAGCCAGAAGGTTTTATAGGGCTTAGGAAGACCCACGGTAGAGTCGCAATTAATAACAGTACTCCATATTTGTTAAGACTTATTTCAGAAGTTCTAAATAGTGAAAAGTTTTATAAATAGTAATGTAAGATTTAAACATGTGCTTGAAAAAATCATAAAATATTCCATTGTGGGTGGCATAGGGACAATCGTTAACGAGGGTATACTTTTAGCACTTAAACCTGTACTACCAATAGCGTTATCTCTTGCTCTGGCTATAGAAGTCTCAATACTCTCTAATTTTCTACTTAACGATATATGGACGTTCAGAAGAGAAAGAGTAGGCACGTTTATAGGAAGGATGTTGAAGTTCCACTTTTCATCTATAATAGGTGGTGCGGTACAGTATGCCGTAGTGATAGCTTTAGTTATATTGTTTGTCCATTATGCTAGTTTTACTTCTTTGCTCTTTCTATTATTTTTCTCGTCAGTACATTTGTCCTCATTTTATCTTGCTGTAATGAACTTTATAGGGATAATAGCAGGTTTCGGAGTTAGGTTTATATTGAGTATAAAATATGTTTGGGCTTAAGGTTTCACTGTGTAGTATATCCTTTTTCTGTTCTTTCCCTTATTTTCTACCTTCAATAACGATATTTCCCCGATTTCTGAGGTATTTTTAACGTGAGGGCCGCCATCGGCTTGGATATCGATTCCTTCTATTTCTACTATCCTCCATACTTCAAGGTCTGGCGGCATTCGTTCGGCTAATTTTACCACCCCCGGGATTTTCAGGGCTTCATCTCTCCTCAGAAAATATACTTTAACGGGAATCGACTGTTTAGCTATCTCATTAGCTTCCTCAACTATTTTTTGAAGTATTTCTTTACTCTCTATAGGGAAATCGTCCTTAGCGTAATCTGGTGAGATGTTCCCTCCGGTTATTTTTGCACCGTATTTTGTATATGCAATAGAAGCTATGATATGTGAGGCAGTGTGAAGTCGCATCATTCTGTACCTCCTAGCCCAGTCTATTTCCCCTTTTATTTTCACGTTTGTTTTAAAAAATTGATAATCACTGAGTTTGTGGTATATTTCCCCATTTATCTCTTTCACTTCTAAAATTTCGTATTTATTTCCATTTATTTGGATAAATCCTTTGTCTGGCTCTAACCCTCCACCACCTGGATAAAATGCTGTCCTATCAAGGACTATCCCTTCTTGGGTTATGTCTACTACTGTTGCGTCAAACTCCCTAATGTACGAGTCGAAGAGGTATAACTTTTTGTTTAATGGGCTTGAAGGAGGAAAAATTTCACTCATAAGTCCTCACTTTTTTTAAGGAGACTATATACGTCCCGTAGTAAGTTTCATATTTAATACTTTCAGGCTCAACATATGTGGGCAGTGATATTATTTTAATCACGCTGTTTGTCTCTTTATCATAAACATAAAGCTGCCTTTTATTGGCTTTTACTAGGAGCTTATTACTATCCCTTCCCCTTAAGTCTATTATTACTGTAAGTTGGTCTTTTCCAAGTAATATGTCTACTTCTGGGTCATCATCAATAACTGTAGGCAACACCTATCCCAACAGATCTTATTTACTTAAACCCTATTAAAGGCATATTATTTAGTCAACCCCTTTATAAATCTTTCGTTGCTAATATATTAATTGCCCATGTTGGGTAAAGAGTTCCAAAAAATGTGGAATGGCAATGAGAAGCAAAAGATCCCCAAGAGCAAGGACCCCTTGAAGATGAGGTTAATACAAGCACAGTATAGAGTTAGGTCTATGATAAGTAGGCTTGACGCTTATGTTGCTAGGATGCAGGAGAGGGATAGGACGTTATTCGAAAGGGTAGTAGAGGCTCAGATGTCAAAAGACTACACGAGGGCAGCGATGTATGCAAATGAGGTCGCAGAAATAAGGAAAATTACTAAACAGCTACTTACTACGCAGATAGCCTTAGAGCAAGTCTCTTTGAGACTGGAGACCGTGACTGAGTTAGGAGATGTGTACGTTAACTTGATACCAGTAATGGGAGTAATTAACGAGTTAAAGGGGACCTTAAAAGGAGTAATGCCTGAACTATCCATAGAACTCTCAGAGTTAGGTGACGGTCTACAAGAAGTAGTAATTGAGGCGGGTGAATTTGGCGGAGTGAGTAATGCTGGAGTAGCTTCTTCGCCAGAGGCAAGAAAGATATTGGACGAGGCAGCGATGGTAGCAGAGCAGAGAATGAAGGAACAATTCCCAGAGTTACCTGCTTCAGGTATTGTCCAGAACCAGAAGACATAAAGTTGATAGTTTATCCGTCCCTTTTAATTTAATCCTTTTTATATTAATCTAAACCCTATTTATTTATGGCACAAGACTTTAACGTGACTCCTTGGGAGGTCAAGGGGAAAGTCGATTATGACAAGTTAATCGTCCAGTTTGGCACTCAGAAACTAACTGAGGAATTGAAAGAAAAGACAAGGAGGCTGATAAACGACGAACTGCATGTAATGCTGAGGCGCAACGTGTTTTTTTCCCACAGAGATTACGACCTAATTTTAAAAGATTATGAGGAGGGGAAAGGGTTTTTCCTCTACACTGGTAGAGCGCCTTCTTTAGGTATGCACATTGGTCACTTAATTCCCTTTATATTTACTAAGTGGTTACAAGATAAATTCAAGGTTAACGTGTATATAGAGTTGACTGATGACGAAAAGTTTATGAGGAATTTAGATTATTCATTAGACCAAACTAGGCAGTGGGCTTACGACAATATCCTCGATATTATTGCTGTAGGTTTTGACCCAGATAAGACGTTTATATTTCAGGACACTGAATACATTAAAAACATGTACCCTGTTGCAATAAAAATAGCTAAAAAATTGACTTTTAATGAAGTAAGGGCTACTTTCGGTCTAGATACTTCATCGAACATAGGGATTATCTTTTATCCTGCATTACAGATTGCCCCAACAATGTTTGAGCATAAGAGGTGTTTGATCCCAGCTGGTATTGACCAAGACCCGTACTGGAGATTACAGAGGGATATAGCAGAAAGCCTGGGCTATTATAAAGCAGCTCAAATTCACAGTAAGTTTCTACCCCCTTTGACCGGGCCTGAGGGTAAAATGAGTTCTTCTCAGCCTGAATCTGCGATTTATTTAACAGATGGCCCTGAGACTGTTAAGAATAAAATTATGAAGTATGCTTTTTCAGGAGGCCAACCCACTATCGAGCTTCACAGAAAGTACGGTGGGAACCCGGATATTGACGTCTCTTTTCAGTGGCTGTATATGTTCTTTGAGCCTGATGACAGTAAGATAAAGAAGATTGAGGAGGAGTATAGGAGTGGTAAGATGCTTACCGGAGAGTTAAAGTCGATATTGGTAGAGAAATTAAATGACTTCCTTATAGAACATAGAAATAAAAGGGAGGAAGCTAAAAAGTTAGTGAATACGTTCAAGTACGAGGGAGAGCTAGCTAGAGAGATGTGGAAGAAGATTCATGAATAGATTTATATAATCCCATCTTTTTTAAGTGGTAGACCACTAGGTTAGTAGATTTTCCTAACTGTTTTGCAATTTTATATA belongs to Stygiolobus caldivivus and includes:
- a CDS encoding type II toxin-antitoxin system RelE family toxin; the encoded protein is MMRKVKEARDLARFVAREFSNLEYLMLIVDKLELLKEDPVKYSREKLGKDMYGNNMFSIEVTGDIRILYSMDTKNCIVFIWEIGSHKDVYGRG
- a CDS encoding TIGR00304 family membrane protein, which translates into the protein MYDDRNIYKLFGLKKCIDSVKKSTDIIYHMKAFIVGMSLTFIGILFIIASAVSTTNISSTNTGFAGVIMLGPVPIVIGAGNPSIMPMMFAFALAFTIIALLFYLIPILLARKAKQ
- a CDS encoding transcription initiation factor IIB; this encodes MVEEKQANAQPSSSICPPDKIIFDEERGEYICTETGEVIEERIIDQGPEWRAFTPEEKEKRSRVGGPLNQTIHDMGISTVIDWKDKDAMGRSLDPKRRLEVLRWRKWQIRARIQSSIDRNLAQAMNELERIGNLLNLSKAVKDEAALIYRKAVEKGLVRGRSIESVVAASIYAACRRMKMARTLDEIAQFTKANRKEVARCYRLILRELDIDVPVSDPKDYVTRIGTLLNLSGATMRTAAEIIEKAKNMGLTAGKDPAGLAAAAIYIAALLNDERRTQKEIAQVAGVTEVTVRNRYKELTQELKIQIPSQ
- a CDS encoding ABC transporter ATP-binding protein yields the protein MECISVRDLVKRYGDTIALNGVSFKIMCGEKWALLGPNGAGKSTTLKILAGLIKPDAGEVKIKGDDPTSLSSKRRIGYLPEDADPFPALSVEDNLRFMMVLRGIKDEKRLEYLIEVLELDKFRKYKAAELSRGNKQKLAIAMTILHSPEILLLDEPLNYLDIPTQDLVIDLFQSLRDSTFIVSTHIMSVANKLTDKAMVLSNGALKWMGDFEELKGMGESIEKVVAKLIKGG
- a CDS encoding DNA-directed RNA polymerase subunit P — encoded protein: MARYRCGKCWKEFDDTQLKALPGVRCPYCGYKVIFMVRKPTIKVVKAI
- the yciH gene encoding stress response translation initiation inhibitor YciH codes for the protein MSDLCGGLPPDICEQLNREEQFIKIKVEKRRYGKEVTIIEGLNGTDADLKKIASELKSKLAAGGTVKNGKIELQGDHRDRVKEILTKMGYPESNILIIE
- the zfx1 gene encoding zinc-containing ferredoxin Zfx1 — encoded protein: MGIDPNYRTSRQVVEEHSGHKVYGPVEPPKVLGIHGTIVGVDFDLCIADGSCINACPVNVFQWLDTPGHPASEKKADPVNEQACIFCMACVNVCPVAAIDVKPP
- a CDS encoding helix-turn-helix domain-containing protein, whose amino-acid sequence is MLLHVQLQTPIEEWARNLVYCKSSFSVLDIKLDNEEVKLFIELKGTFPQEFQNLFTKVDKDVYLGTLRVKSEIGKILSKYTIIQGYGIHDSLVWVLVLEGYQELRKLLREFIDSRIDVKVLKVVKAKSKSVITARQEQIVRIALEAGYYDYPRKVTLKKLAEKLNVSLSTLDEILRRAEKNIIETYLREKGL
- a CDS encoding aminotransferase class I/II-fold pyridoxal phosphate-dependent enzyme, coding for MRHGGTRWGRGGPENIIDFSVNLNPLGVPDFIRELIEEAVRKEVYTYYPPVDDYRNIKELVAEIYGVDPELVGVFNGSSEAISLLPACSVPEPNFSEYKRLKSYFAKELEDRFEYHLPLDEMCVVTSNPVNPTGSAIKEEEIIEYLQRGNRLFLDESFIDLSTLENNFKLAEEFKNLTVISSFTKSLSVPGLRLGFSIGYLSRDLEKRAPPWRINSISYYVFSNIDSRELKKFLSLSRSYVKSLIDSFSSPFRWYRTTTSFVLVEFPIETSILNLRLRSLGYQIREPEGFIGLRKTHGRVAINNSTPYLLRLISEVLNSEKFYK
- a CDS encoding GtrA family protein is translated as MLEKIIKYSIVGGIGTIVNEGILLALKPVLPIALSLALAIEVSILSNFLLNDIWTFRRERVGTFIGRMLKFHFSSIIGGAVQYAVVIALVILFVHYASFTSLLFLLFFSSVHLSSFYLAVMNFIGIIAGFGVRFILSIKYVWA
- the alaXM gene encoding alanyl-tRNA editing protein AlaXM, translated to MSEIFPPSSPLNKKLYLFDSYIREFDATVVDITQEGIVLDRTAFYPGGGGLEPDKGFIQINGNKYEILEVKEINGEIYHKLSDYQFFKTNVKIKGEIDWARRYRMMRLHTASHIIASIAYTKYGAKITGGNISPDYAKDDFPIESKEILQKIVEEANEIAKQSIPVKVYFLRRDEALKIPGVVKLAERMPPDLEVWRIVEIEGIDIQADGGPHVKNTSEIGEISLLKVENKGKNRKRIYYTVKP
- the cdvB1/B2 gene encoding cell division protein CdvB1/B2, which encodes MLGKEFQKMWNGNEKQKIPKSKDPLKMRLIQAQYRVRSMISRLDAYVARMQERDRTLFERVVEAQMSKDYTRAAMYANEVAEIRKITKQLLTTQIALEQVSLRLETVTELGDVYVNLIPVMGVINELKGTLKGVMPELSIELSELGDGLQEVVIEAGEFGGVSNAGVASSPEARKILDEAAMVAEQRMKEQFPELPASGIVQNQKT
- a CDS encoding tryptophan--tRNA ligase; this encodes MAQDFNVTPWEVKGKVDYDKLIVQFGTQKLTEELKEKTRRLINDELHVMLRRNVFFSHRDYDLILKDYEEGKGFFLYTGRAPSLGMHIGHLIPFIFTKWLQDKFKVNVYIELTDDEKFMRNLDYSLDQTRQWAYDNILDIIAVGFDPDKTFIFQDTEYIKNMYPVAIKIAKKLTFNEVRATFGLDTSSNIGIIFYPALQIAPTMFEHKRCLIPAGIDQDPYWRLQRDIAESLGYYKAAQIHSKFLPPLTGPEGKMSSSQPESAIYLTDGPETVKNKIMKYAFSGGQPTIELHRKYGGNPDIDVSFQWLYMFFEPDDSKIKKIEEEYRSGKMLTGELKSILVEKLNDFLIEHRNKREEAKKLVNTFKYEGELAREMWKKIHE